The following proteins are encoded in a genomic region of Pyrus communis chromosome 11, drPyrComm1.1, whole genome shotgun sequence:
- the LOC137708019 gene encoding phosphatidylinositol 4-kinase gamma 7-like has protein sequence MAVATFKGPLNGEYHGDKRFERKNSGKRRVFVQTEAGSVLGIELDRSDNAHTVKRKLRLALNVPTDERSLVCGDMVLKNDLSIVRNDSPLLLTKNLMHRSSSTPCLSPTGKDLQQRDQSGPIEVLGYSDQFAKTKKLVRDIVKAIRNDIDPVPVHSGLGGAYYFRNCDGENIAIVKPTDEEPYAPNNPKGFVGKALGQPGLKRSVRVGETGFREVAAFLLDYNNFANVPATALVKITHSVFNVNDGVKGNMHQNGKQASKIASLQQFVIHDFDASDHGTSSFPVAAVHRIGILDIRILNTDRHAGNLLVRKLDGPGKFGQVELVPIDHGLCLPESLEDPYFEWIHWPQASIPFSDDELVYIDNLDPFKDSDMLRMELPMIREACLRVLVLCTIFLKEAAAFGLCLSEIGEMMSRKFCGHKEEPSELEVICIEAKKQLGEKIYCEPKAIKEEVQFDLDCGEESDLSPITEVKMETERRNFHFGSKGGNGRYALSKLEESVEEDMDGLDGNELPSRLDECGSVVQDWIPNVSKLSASLRNISIGKKSWRHLGSTQKNGCWAGTSSGNRSVNEQLPVSSSFVKLVDMNEEEWMQFLENFQRLLRPAFANRKAGNAGQRQKQRLGTSCQF, from the coding sequence ATGGCAGTTGCAACCTTCAAAGGACCTCTTAATGGTGAGTACCATGGGGATAAGAGGTTTGAGAGAAAAAATTCTGGCAAGAGACGTGTATTTGTGCAGACTGAAGCCGGTTCTGTTTTGGGTATAGAGCTAGATAGGAGTGACAATGCTCACACGGTGAAGAGGAAATTGCGGCTTGCACTGAACGTCCCAACTGATGAGCGTTCATTGGTATGTGGTGACATGGTGTTGAAGAATGATCTCAGCATTGTTAGAAATGATTCTCCGCTTCTTCTCACCAAGAACCTTATGCACAGAAGCTCGTCTACCCCTTGTCTCTCACCTACTGGGAAGGATCTTCAGCAGAGGGATCAGAGTGGTCCAATTGAGGTGCTGGGATACTCAGATCAGTttgccaaaacaaaaaaactggTTCGTGATATTGTGAAGGCTATACGAAATGACATTGATCCTGTTCCTGTTCATAGCGGTCTTGGAGGTGCATATTACTTTAGAAATTGCGATGGTGAAAATATTGCCATTGTGAAACCGACGGATGAGGAACCGTATGCTCCAAACAACCCAAAAGGTTTTGTTGGGAAAGCTCTTGGACAACCAGGTCTCAAACGTTCTGTGCGGGTTGGGGAGACAGGTTTTAGAGAAGTTGCAGCATTCCTTCTTGATTACAACAATTTTGCTAACGTCCCTGCCACTGCTCTTGTGAAAATTACGCATTCAGTTTTTAATGTTAATGATGGAGTGAAGGGTAATATGCATCAAAATGGAAAGCAAGCAAGTAAGATTGCATCTTTGCAACAATTTGTTATTCATGATTTTGACGCCAGTGATCATGGGACTTCTAGCTTCCCTGTTGCTGCTGTGCACAGAATAGGTATCCTAGATATCCGGATTCTTAACACGGACAGGCATGCCGGGAACCTTCTTGTTAGGAAGCTTGATGGTCCTGGGAAGTTTGGTCAGGTGGAGCTTGTACCCATTGATCATGGCCTCTGTCTGCCCGAAAGCTTGGAGGATCCATACTTTGAGTGGATACACTGGCCTCAGGCATCAATTCCTTTCTCTGATGATGAGCTTGTATATATCGATAATCTTGACCCTTTCAAAGATTCTGATATGCTTAGGATGGAGCTGCCCATGATTCGAGAGGCATGCTTACGAGTCTTAGTTCTTTGCACGATTTTCCTCAAGGAAGCTGCAGCTTTTGGCCTCTGTCTTTCCGAGATTGGTGAGATGATGAGTAGGAAATTTTGTGGGCACAAGGAGGAGCCGAGTGAACTTGAGGTCATATGCATTGAAGCAAAGAAACAGTTAGGGGAGAAAATATATTGTGAGCCAAAAGCAATCAAGGAGGAGGTTCAATTTGATCTAGACTGTGGGGAGGAGTCAGATTTGAGTCCAATCACGGAAGTGAAAATGGAAACTGAGAGGAGGAATTTCCATTTTGGATCGAAAGGTGGAAACGGAAGATATGCACTTTCCAAACTAGAGGAGAGTGTGGAGGAGGACATGGACGGGCTCGACGGTAATGAATTACCTTCGAGGTTGGATGAATGTGGGAGTGTGGTACAGGATTGGATTCCAAATGTTTCGAAGCTGTCAGCATCATTGAGAAACATCAGCATTGGCAAGAAGAGTTGGCGACACCTAGGTTCAACGCAAAAGAACGGTTGTTGGGCTGGCACTTCGTCTGGAAACAGGAGTGTGAATGAGCAGCTACCTGTGAGCAGCAGTTTCGTGAAGTTGGTGGATATGAACGAAGAGGAATGGATGCAGTTTCTTGAGAATTTCCAGAGATTGCTCCGTCCTGCTTTTGCTAATCGCAAAGCAGGGAATGCAGGTCAGAGGCAGAAACAGAGGCTAGGGACTTCATGCCAGTTTTGA